The DNA sequence AGAAGCTCCTCGACCGCATCCCCGACCTGGAACTCGCCGTGCCCGCCGAGCGGCTGACCTGGCGGCCGGGCCCCTTCCACCGGGCCCTGACCTCCCTGCCGGTACGCTTCCCGGTCCTGGCGAAGCCCACCCCCGGGCCCGCCCCTGGGCCCGCCTCCGGCCCCGTCCCCGCGTCCGCCCCCGTGCCCCCGTTGTCATCGGCCCCTCCGGCCGGGACCTCCACGGCGAGGCCGTCCGGCTCCGAGAGCGGGGACCGGCGACGCCCGTGGAGCCCCCTGGGAGAGTGGTGGCGTGGGCGATGAGCGGCCGGCGTCCGCTCGAACAGCTGCGCGCCGACCCCCGCGTCGCCAAGGACCCCACCCAGCAGCGGCCTCTCGCCCGCGGCCGGACAGGACGAGCTGAGTCGCTTCCAAGCCGTTCTCCCGCCCCTTGAGTTTTCCGAGGGTGGGCGGGTGGGCGGGGGCACGGGCTACCCCTTACGATCCTCAGCGTGTCCAAACTGACCGACCTCCCGAAACGGATCCTGATCGGGCGGGCCCTGCGTAGCGACAAGCTGGGGGAGACGCTCCTCCCCAAGCGCATCGCGCTCCCCGTCTTCGCGTCCGACCCCCTGTCCTCCGTCGCGTACGCGCCGGGGCAGGTGATGATCGTCCTGTCCGTGGCGGGTGCGTCGGCCTACCACTTCAGCCCGTGGATCACGGTCGCCATCATCGTGCTGATGTTCACGGTGGTCGCCTCCTACCGCCAGAACGTGCACGCCTACCCCAGCGGCGGTGGTGACTACGAGGTCGCCACCACCAACCTGGGCCCCAAGGCCGGTCTGACCGTCGCCAGCGCCCTGCTGGTCGACTACGTCCTCACGGTCGCGGTGTCGATCTCCTCCGGGGTGGAGAACCTCGGCTCGGCCGTCCCGTTCTTCGTCGAGAACAAGACCCTGTGCGCGGTCGGGATCATCCTGCTGCTGACGCTGATGAACCTGCGGGGCGTACGGGAGTCGGGCAAGCTCTTCGCGATCCCCACCTATGTCTTCGTCGGCGGCGTCTTCGTGATGATCCTCTGGGGCGCCTACCGCGGGCTGGTCCTGGGCGACCACATGAAGGCCCCCACCGCGGGCTACGAGGTCCACGCCGAGCAGACCGGTCTGGCCGGCTTCGCGCTGATCTTCCTGCTGCTGCGCGCGTTCTCCGACGGCTGCGCCGCCCTGACCGGCGTCGAGGCGATCAGCAATGGTGTGCCCGCCTTCCGCAAGCCCAAGAGCCGGAACGCGGCGACGACGCTGGCGTTGATGGGCGGGCTCGCCGTGACCATGTTCGTCGGCATCATCACCCTCGCCCTGACCACCGACGTCAAGATGGCCGAGAACCCCGCCCACGACCTGCTGAAGAACGGGGCACCGCTCGGCGCCGACTACACCCAGAACCCGGTGATCTCGCAGGTCGCGGCCGCCGTCTTCGGCGACGGCTCGTTCCTCTTCGTGGTGCTGGCCGCGGCCACCGCGCTGGTGCTGTTCCTGGCCGCCAACACCGCGTACAACGGCTTCCCGCTGCTCGGCTCGATCCTCGCCCAGGACCGCTATCTGCCCCGGCAGCTGCACACCCGGGGGGACCGGCTCGCCTTCTCCAACGGCATCGTGCTGCT is a window from the Streptomyces luomodiensis genome containing:
- a CDS encoding APC family permease, giving the protein MSKLTDLPKRILIGRALRSDKLGETLLPKRIALPVFASDPLSSVAYAPGQVMIVLSVAGASAYHFSPWITVAIIVLMFTVVASYRQNVHAYPSGGGDYEVATTNLGPKAGLTVASALLVDYVLTVAVSISSGVENLGSAVPFFVENKTLCAVGIILLLTLMNLRGVRESGKLFAIPTYVFVGGVFVMILWGAYRGLVLGDHMKAPTAGYEVHAEQTGLAGFALIFLLLRAFSDGCAALTGVEAISNGVPAFRKPKSRNAATTLALMGGLAVTMFVGIITLALTTDVKMAENPAHDLLKNGAPLGADYTQNPVISQVAAAVFGDGSFLFVVLAAATALVLFLAANTAYNGFPLLGSILAQDRYLPRQLHTRGDRLAFSNGIVLLASAAAVLVYLYGADSTRLIQLYIVGVFVSFTLSQTGMVRHWNRHLATERDPNVRRRMVRSRAINAFGAFFTGLVLVVVLLTKFTHGAWVALLGMVIFYVTMTAIRRHYDGVSEELAAATEQLDEEEVRPSRVHSIVLVSKVHKPTLRALAYAKLMRSHRLEALSINVDPAETKALQTVWHERGIDVPLKILDSPYREITRPVIDYVKSLRRERPRDVVSVFIPEYVVGHWYEHLLHNQSALRLKGRLLFTPGVMVTSVPWQLDSSELARKRARKRAEWNAPGAVRRGPVIPAKREKGEKGPKGEQPGVTSRVPGP